AAATGCCCGCGCAGCACCATGCTCAGGTCTCAAACCATCCCGGCGCGCGCTCCTCTTCTACACCGCCCGCAGCAGTGTCTGCGCAAACGGCCATTCGGCGTCAATCCACTGCACTTCGGTCCGGAACCCCGCCTTTTCCGCCATCTTCCCGATCTGTTCCGGCCGGAACTTGTAGCTGCTCTCCGTCCAGATCGTCTCGTCCTTTTTCAGCGAAATCGTGAAGTCCTTGATCGACGCGATCTGATCCACCTTCGCCCTCAGATGCATCTCAATCCGCTGTTCGCTTTCGTTGTATCTCGCCTCGTGCGCAAAGCCCCGGAGACTGAACGTGCCCGCCAGTTCACGGTTGATCCTGCTCAGCAGATTGAAATTGAACGCCGCCGTCAGCCCGATCTCATCGTCATATGCCTGCAGCATCTGCTCGTGCGGCTTGACCAGATCGGCGCTCAGCAGAAAGGCGTCATCCTCATGCAGGCTTTGCCGGACCGACTTCAGGAACTTATCCGCCACGGCGGGCTCGAAATTTCCGATTGAGCTTCCCAGAAACAACACCAGAATCCGGGCGCCCGGAATCCGCATCTGCGAGGCCGCGGTGAGCCCTTCGATGTACGAATGCTCAATCGGCACGACATTCAAATTCTCCAGATGATCCAGATCCCGCTCACACCGCGTCAGCGCGGCTGCCGACACATCGATCGGACAATACGTCAACGCATGGTTCTTCACGAAATGCGGCAGAACCTCCAGCGCTTTCTCACCCGACCCCGAACCCAGCTCCACCACCACCGAGACATTCTCCACACGCGACGGCAGCTCCGCCGCGTGCATCCGCAGCAGCCGCATGTCGGCTCGCGTCAGACCGTATTCCGGTAGAAGGGTGATGGCCTCGAACAGCGCGGTGCCAAGATCATCGTAAAAGTATTTCGAGTACAGCTCCTTCTGCGGAGCCTTGCTCAATCCGGCGCGCACATCCGATTCGAATTCGGTCAGCTCAATGGGATGACCGGGAAGACTTACTGCTCGACGCATCTGAAGCTCGCATAGATATTGGGATAGTAGGGTTGAAACCAGTTCCGGAACGACGATCG
This genomic interval from Terriglobia bacterium contains the following:
- the egtD gene encoding L-histidine N(alpha)-methyltransferase, encoding MRRAVSLPGHPIELTEFESDVRAGLSKAPQKELYSKYFYDDLGTALFEAITLLPEYGLTRADMRLLRMHAAELPSRVENVSVVVELGSGSGEKALEVLPHFVKNHALTYCPIDVSAAALTRCERDLDHLENLNVVPIEHSYIEGLTAASQMRIPGARILVLFLGSSIGNFEPAVADKFLKSVRQSLHEDDAFLLSADLVKPHEQMLQAYDDEIGLTAAFNFNLLSRINRELAGTFSLRGFAHEARYNESEQRIEMHLRAKVDQIASIKDFTISLKKDETIWTESSYKFRPEQIGKMAEKAGFRTEVQWIDAEWPFAQTLLRAV